The Allorhodopirellula heiligendammensis genome includes a window with the following:
- a CDS encoding sulfatase-like hydrolase/transferase, giving the protein MIKRIVIVFALMVAANQVPAAPPNVILIMVDDFGFECVTANGGESYETPHIDRLAAAGIRFENCHVQPLCTPTRVQMMTGKYNIRNYLQFGVLPRSETTFAHLVKRAGYATGICGKWQLGSEADSPQHFGFDESCLWQQTRRPPRYANPGLEYNGVAKDFSEGEYGPQLVNDFALEFISRHRDQPFFLYYPMILTHSPFQPTPDSSDWDPTISSEAVQKDVKHFADMTAFTDEMVGNVVAKLEELGIRDNTLILFLGDNGTHVSITTQFQGKPYRGGKGLTNARGTHVPLIASWPAAIQTAKVNQSLISSTDFLPTICDAAGVDVPGDVDGVSFLPQLKGEPSQSREWLYTWYSPRQRRDSTVRECVFNHRFKLYRTGDFFNLEDDPFEELNLKGRRLSPDAERARSELQAVLDQFENARPTELDQQFIQAGVGTGTKASKPRSQREKASKAEKGSEK; this is encoded by the coding sequence ATGATAAAACGTATTGTTATTGTTTTCGCGTTGATGGTTGCTGCCAATCAGGTCCCCGCGGCCCCGCCCAATGTCATTCTGATTATGGTCGATGACTTTGGATTTGAGTGCGTCACTGCGAACGGCGGCGAGTCGTATGAGACCCCGCATATCGATCGGCTTGCTGCCGCGGGGATCAGGTTCGAGAACTGTCACGTGCAGCCGCTTTGTACTCCCACGCGCGTTCAAATGATGACTGGGAAATACAACATTCGCAACTATTTGCAGTTCGGGGTGTTGCCACGTTCAGAAACCACGTTTGCTCACTTGGTGAAGCGAGCCGGCTACGCCACTGGTATCTGTGGCAAATGGCAACTCGGCAGTGAGGCGGATTCGCCACAGCATTTTGGTTTTGATGAGTCGTGCCTCTGGCAGCAAACTCGGCGGCCTCCGAGATACGCCAACCCTGGCCTCGAATACAACGGTGTAGCTAAGGATTTTAGTGAAGGTGAGTATGGGCCACAGCTCGTCAATGATTTCGCACTGGAGTTCATCAGCCGCCATCGGGATCAGCCATTTTTTCTGTACTATCCGATGATTCTCACACACTCGCCCTTTCAGCCGACCCCTGACAGTTCGGATTGGGATCCCACCATCAGCAGTGAAGCTGTGCAGAAAGATGTCAAACACTTCGCTGACATGACGGCATTTACCGACGAGATGGTTGGAAATGTAGTTGCAAAACTGGAGGAATTGGGCATTCGTGACAATACACTGATACTATTTCTTGGCGATAACGGCACGCACGTTTCGATCACGACGCAGTTCCAAGGCAAGCCCTACCGGGGTGGAAAGGGGTTGACCAACGCACGCGGCACGCACGTCCCCTTGATCGCGAGTTGGCCGGCTGCGATCCAAACGGCCAAGGTGAACCAAAGTCTCATCAGCAGTACGGATTTCCTACCGACGATCTGTGATGCGGCGGGTGTGGATGTCCCCGGCGACGTCGACGGGGTTAGCTTCCTACCACAGTTGAAGGGCGAACCCAGTCAATCCCGAGAATGGCTTTATACGTGGTATTCGCCGCGTCAACGTCGAGATTCGACTGTGCGGGAATGCGTTTTCAACCATCGTTTCAAGCTCTACCGGACAGGGGATTTCTTTAACCTCGAAGACGATCCTTTTGAAGAACTGAATCTCAAGGGCCGCCGCTTGAGCCCCGATGCTGAGCGTGCCAGAAGCGAATTGCAAGCGGTCCTCGATCAGTTCGAAAACGCACGGCCGACCGAGCTCGATCAGCAGTTCATTCAAGCAGGGGTAGGTACCGGGACAAAGGCATCCAAACCGCGGTCCCAGCGGGAAAAAGCGAGCAAAGCGGAAAAGGGTTCAGAAAAGTAG
- the hemQ gene encoding hydrogen peroxide-dependent heme synthase → MPEPSLIPEQGWHVGHFFYRFRRDQLDAPLSPEVCQQFCDALAPSDDCLPERLASYWTSGHEADFGVIVMDPHPGKVDAIHQALLAPGIGRWIEPAWSFTSVSEVSEYVPSVEAYRERLIRQGGEPDSPELAAKVSAYERRLPMMNRNRLQPDIPDWPAACFYPMNKSRVPGANWFTEPFSLRNQMMAEHAQSGMAFAGKVSQLISVGVGLDNWEWMVTLWGRNPEYLKEIVYKMRFDEASAKYGEFGPFFVGYRADGREILDHCRMTG, encoded by the coding sequence CTGCCTGAACCATCGTTGATCCCAGAGCAGGGCTGGCATGTCGGTCATTTCTTCTACCGTTTTCGCCGTGATCAGCTTGATGCACCCCTTTCACCCGAGGTCTGCCAGCAATTCTGCGACGCACTGGCGCCGAGCGACGACTGCCTTCCTGAGCGGCTGGCGTCGTATTGGACGAGTGGCCATGAAGCGGATTTTGGCGTCATTGTAATGGACCCGCATCCGGGCAAAGTCGATGCGATTCACCAGGCCCTACTGGCCCCTGGCATCGGTCGCTGGATCGAGCCCGCCTGGTCGTTTACCTCCGTCAGTGAAGTCAGCGAGTACGTCCCCTCTGTCGAAGCCTACCGGGAACGGCTGATCCGCCAGGGAGGCGAACCCGACTCGCCTGAGCTAGCCGCAAAAGTAAGCGCCTACGAACGGCGTTTACCGATGATGAACCGCAATCGCCTGCAACCCGACATCCCCGACTGGCCAGCTGCCTGCTTCTATCCGATGAACAAAAGCCGCGTGCCGGGAGCGAACTGGTTTACCGAGCCGTTCAGCTTGCGAAATCAGATGATGGCCGAACACGCCCAGAGCGGGATGGCGTTCGCAGGCAAAGTCAGCCAATTGATCTCGGTCGGCGTGGGGTTGGATAATTGGGAGTGGATGGTGACTCTGTGGGGCCGCAATCCGGAATACTTAAAAGAGATCGTCTACAAGATGCGATTTGATGAGGCGAGTGCGAAATATGGTGAATTTGGCCCCTTCTTTGTCGGCTACCGCGCCGACGGCCGAGAGATCCTGGACCACTGCCGGATGACCGGTTAA
- a CDS encoding DMT family transporter has translation MMHLLLPLSASLLFIGGMIFTKRASLAGIGPLTFLFVANLCAAGVFSLLWLLGGEVPPVDRWWQPVLIAGLYLMGLSCTFLAIQKGDVSVATPVFGIKVIFVALLLTVVEATPLRVSIWIAACLATLGIGLIQWTGEGKRHHLWLTLVFALSAAGCFATFDVLVQRWSPQWGPGRLLPAIYWTVGAASLLLVPWVQWSDLRRVEILRLVLPGAVLVALQAFCIVLAVGMFGDAARVNVVYALRGLWGVGLAWLAARIWGGSEANLSRSTLFTRFLGAAVLTAAVVVVIVAGD, from the coding sequence ATGATGCATCTCCTGCTACCGCTATCGGCCAGTCTTCTGTTTATCGGTGGCATGATTTTCACCAAGCGTGCGAGCTTGGCAGGGATTGGGCCGCTGACCTTCTTATTTGTGGCTAATCTCTGTGCGGCGGGGGTTTTCTCGTTGCTATGGCTGCTCGGAGGTGAGGTGCCTCCTGTCGACAGGTGGTGGCAACCGGTTCTGATCGCAGGTCTCTATCTCATGGGGCTGTCGTGCACCTTTTTGGCGATCCAGAAGGGAGACGTTTCCGTCGCGACACCGGTGTTTGGGATCAAAGTCATTTTTGTCGCCCTGCTATTGACGGTTGTGGAGGCGACACCTCTGCGAGTTTCGATTTGGATTGCTGCATGCTTAGCTACCCTGGGCATCGGACTGATTCAGTGGACGGGCGAAGGCAAGCGTCATCATCTTTGGCTGACGCTTGTATTCGCGCTGTCAGCAGCCGGTTGTTTCGCAACCTTCGACGTTTTGGTGCAACGTTGGTCGCCGCAGTGGGGCCCTGGGCGATTGTTGCCTGCCATCTACTGGACCGTCGGCGCCGCCTCGCTGCTGCTGGTGCCGTGGGTCCAATGGTCGGACTTAAGACGCGTCGAAATCCTGAGGCTCGTATTGCCAGGTGCCGTCCTGGTGGCGCTGCAGGCATTCTGCATCGTGTTGGCCGTGGGCATGTTCGGTGATGCAGCGCGAGTGAACGTGGTGTATGCCCTGCGAGGACTGTGGGGCGTGGGGCTCGCTTGGCTCGCCGCTCGGATCTGGGGAGGGAGCGAGGCGAACTTGAGCCGGTCGACTCTGTTCACCCGGTTTCTCGGAGCGGCCGTCCTGACCGCCGCGGTCGTCGTCGTGATTGTCGCCGGCGACTAA
- a CDS encoding MogA/MoaB family molybdenum cofactor biosynthesis protein has translation MTIHPSTHTCDSPDCGCGNVNTESALRVAVITLSDTRTSADDRSGDRVAKLLGDAGHVVAERLIMSDDAEPLRKRIRELTADTSLHAIITTGGTGIAPRDMAVDVIDSLLEVRLPGFGEHFRALSIAEIGPKGMLSRATAGRINQVVLFALPGSTGAVTTAMEQCVLPIIRHASALVSQ, from the coding sequence ATGACCATTCATCCATCAACTCACACGTGTGATTCGCCCGATTGTGGCTGCGGCAATGTCAATACCGAATCTGCATTGCGGGTAGCCGTGATCACACTGAGTGATACCCGAACGAGCGCGGATGACCGCAGCGGCGACCGGGTCGCCAAGCTGCTTGGAGATGCTGGGCATGTCGTTGCCGAGCGTTTGATCATGAGCGACGACGCCGAGCCGTTGCGCAAGAGAATCCGCGAGCTCACCGCCGATACGTCACTCCACGCGATCATCACAACGGGCGGTACCGGCATCGCTCCACGTGACATGGCCGTCGATGTAATCGATTCATTGCTGGAGGTCCGCTTACCCGGTTTCGGCGAGCATTTTCGAGCCCTTTCGATCGCGGAGATTGGTCCCAAGGGGATGCTCAGCCGCGCCACCGCAGGCCGCATCAACCAAGTGGTCCTGTTCGCGCTGCCGGGTTCGACCGGTGCCGTGACGACCGCGATGGAGCAATGCGTGCTACCGATTATTCGGCACGCTTCGGCATTGGTTTCTCAGTAG
- a CDS encoding SulP family inorganic anion transporter, producing the protein MLNFFRHQSNSFKNDLLSGITVALALVPEAIAFAFVAGVSPLIGLYSAFFIGLITAVVGGRPGMISGATGAMAVVVVALVHENGVEYLFPAVILCGLLQVAVGIGRLGKLIRMVPHSVMLGFVNGLAIVIGMAQLGSFKTLSDSGNLVYLTGTPLVIMLVMVVLTMAIIYLLPKLTTAVPASLAAILTVTFLSVAVNQSMSTSSGQNMLATVGDMLKTNTQAAIIQERREDVASYHGTAQGQLDTNAYAHVDSLTLVSAKAAPIGEAMQSGVDRLTPPAAARPDGALPEVETGISGGLPVPFFMGEYDLAPLNFETLKIIFPYAIVLCGVGLIESLMTLTLIDEITETRGQGNRECIGQGVANLVCGFFGGMGGCAMIGQSLINVNSGGRGRLSGITAAVCLLAFVLFFARWIEQIPMAALVGVMFMVVIGTFEWASLKMFRRMPRSDMFVMVLVAGYTVIMHDLASAVIIGVIVSALVFAWQHATHIAADEKFNEFGSKIYQLHGPLFFASVSSFKDMFNVAEDPEDVVIDFYYTRVYDQSAIEAINTVSEKYLAAGKRLHLTHLSEECRKLLDKAGDLVEINVSEDPHYHIATDRLG; encoded by the coding sequence ATGCTGAATTTCTTCCGTCATCAATCGAACTCTTTCAAAAATGATTTGCTGTCCGGGATTACCGTGGCACTGGCACTCGTCCCCGAAGCGATCGCGTTCGCCTTCGTCGCGGGGGTTTCGCCTCTGATCGGTCTCTATTCCGCATTTTTTATCGGGCTGATCACGGCAGTGGTTGGCGGGCGACCGGGTATGATTTCGGGTGCGACAGGTGCGATGGCTGTGGTCGTAGTTGCCTTGGTTCATGAAAATGGGGTCGAGTACCTCTTTCCCGCGGTGATATTGTGCGGGCTGCTGCAGGTCGCCGTGGGGATTGGCAGACTCGGTAAGCTCATTCGCATGGTACCCCACAGCGTGATGTTAGGATTTGTCAATGGACTGGCGATTGTGATCGGTATGGCTCAGTTGGGCAGTTTTAAAACACTTTCGGACAGCGGCAACCTCGTCTATTTAACCGGTACACCGCTCGTGATCATGCTGGTGATGGTCGTGCTGACGATGGCGATCATCTATTTACTGCCGAAACTGACCACGGCTGTGCCCGCATCACTCGCTGCCATTCTGACGGTCACATTCCTATCGGTGGCCGTCAACCAATCGATGTCAACGAGTAGCGGTCAGAACATGTTGGCCACTGTTGGCGACATGCTCAAGACGAACACCCAGGCGGCGATCATCCAAGAGCGACGCGAGGATGTCGCGAGCTACCACGGGACGGCTCAGGGGCAGTTGGATACTAACGCCTACGCTCACGTGGACTCATTGACGTTGGTGAGCGCCAAAGCTGCACCGATTGGCGAAGCGATGCAGTCCGGTGTCGACCGACTGACGCCGCCCGCCGCTGCGAGACCTGACGGTGCGCTGCCCGAAGTCGAAACGGGAATTAGCGGTGGGCTGCCCGTACCATTCTTTATGGGTGAGTACGACCTGGCTCCTTTGAATTTCGAAACTCTAAAAATAATTTTTCCCTACGCGATTGTCCTCTGTGGCGTGGGGCTGATCGAGTCATTGATGACGCTGACGCTCATTGACGAAATTACCGAAACACGCGGACAGGGTAATCGTGAGTGTATCGGGCAAGGCGTCGCTAATCTGGTGTGCGGCTTCTTTGGCGGGATGGGGGGCTGTGCGATGATTGGCCAATCGCTGATCAACGTCAATTCGGGCGGTCGTGGACGACTCTCAGGCATCACTGCCGCAGTTTGCTTGCTCGCCTTCGTGCTGTTCTTTGCGCGTTGGATCGAGCAGATCCCGATGGCAGCGTTGGTGGGTGTGATGTTCATGGTCGTGATTGGTACATTTGAGTGGGCGTCGCTGAAAATGTTCCGCCGGATGCCCCGGAGCGATATGTTCGTGATGGTACTCGTCGCCGGTTATACCGTGATCATGCACGACCTCGCCTCAGCTGTCATTATTGGCGTGATTGTGTCGGCTTTGGTATTCGCTTGGCAACATGCCACGCACATCGCCGCCGATGAGAAATTCAATGAGTTCGGCAGCAAAATTTACCAGCTCCACGGTCCGCTGTTCTTTGCCTCCGTCTCATCGTTTAAAGACATGTTCAATGTTGCGGAAGATCCCGAAGATGTCGTTATCGATTTCTACTACACGCGGGTGTATGACCAATCGGCAATCGAGGCCATCAACACGGTTTCAGAGAAATATTTAGCCGCAGGAAAACGTTTGCATCTGACACACCTGAGTGAAGAGTGCCGCAAATTACTCGACAAGGCGGGCGACTTGGTCGAGATTAACGTTAGCGAGGATCCCCATTACCACATCGCAACCGACCGGTTGGGTTAA
- a CDS encoding acyl-CoA desaturase, whose product MSTVTEPSRNRGGKNNHHHPISDVAHAADTETLDPLDAEVWNRPGLEDAPSLDSERGLHRPAAEDADGFSSLVDQKAAKKRDMARPTKAERVRSDNLSYWAIGWLAIAHLACLAAPFYFSWQAVVTAFVLHWIAGSLGICLGYHRMLTHTGMKTYNWVRYLFAGIGCFAGEGSPLDWVADHRKHHAHSDQEGDPHSPHDGGFWSHMTWLAFHTHNGDRQEYLERWAPDLYRDPMMRAFDKLFLPIHIVVSLALFGGGYYFGGFYMGMSMLLWGMFVRLVFVLHATWMVNSASHMFGYKNYETTDDSRNNWLVAIVAYGEGWHNNHHAYPRMAKHGHKWWEFDITWQSIRLLRAVGLVWDVVDYRTAAEKRAAAAAKKAAAK is encoded by the coding sequence ATGTCGACTGTTACCGAACCCTCCCGCAATCGCGGCGGAAAAAATAATCACCATCATCCGATTTCTGACGTCGCTCATGCAGCGGATACCGAAACGCTCGACCCGCTCGACGCCGAAGTCTGGAATCGTCCGGGCCTTGAGGACGCCCCAAGTCTGGATAGCGAGCGGGGCTTGCACCGCCCAGCAGCCGAAGATGCCGACGGGTTTTCTTCACTGGTAGATCAGAAGGCGGCGAAGAAGCGTGACATGGCGCGTCCGACAAAAGCGGAACGCGTTCGCTCGGATAACCTGAGCTACTGGGCGATTGGTTGGTTAGCGATCGCTCACCTCGCCTGTCTTGCGGCTCCGTTTTACTTCAGCTGGCAAGCCGTGGTGACGGCGTTTGTGTTGCACTGGATCGCCGGCAGCCTGGGCATTTGCTTGGGGTATCACCGCATGCTAACCCACACCGGCATGAAAACATATAATTGGGTTCGCTACCTGTTTGCCGGCATCGGCTGTTTCGCAGGCGAAGGTTCGCCATTGGATTGGGTTGCCGATCACCGCAAACATCACGCCCACAGCGACCAAGAAGGCGACCCGCACTCGCCGCACGACGGCGGTTTTTGGAGCCACATGACGTGGCTGGCCTTTCACACTCACAACGGCGATCGCCAAGAATACCTAGAGCGTTGGGCACCCGATTTGTACCGCGACCCGATGATGCGTGCCTTTGACAAGCTCTTCCTGCCGATTCACATCGTGGTGTCGCTGGCTCTGTTCGGTGGCGGATACTATTTCGGTGGATTCTACATGGGCATGTCAATGCTGCTGTGGGGCATGTTTGTGCGACTCGTCTTCGTGCTGCACGCTACCTGGATGGTCAACAGCGCCTCGCACATGTTCGGTTACAAGAATTACGAGACAACCGACGATAGCCGTAATAACTGGCTCGTCGCGATCGTCGCCTACGGTGAAGGCTGGCACAACAATCACCACGCTTACCCCCGCATGGCCAAACACGGGCACAAGTGGTGGGAGTTCGACATCACGTGGCAGTCGATCCGGTTGCTCCGCGCCGTCGGTCTGGTTTGGGACGTCGTCGACTACCGCACCGCCGCCGAGAAACGAGCCGCAGCGGCCGCGAAGAAAGCTGCTGCAAAGTAA
- a CDS encoding M16 family metallopeptidase, with translation MNRQSSPTRFWQSLFHVGRASALRLIPIVACVYLAATSPAHAADPPPPDAQSDSKTNQETTQDDNVAESASLPKLLRSVEGISQYELDNGVQILLFPDESKEVVTVNMTVFVGSRHEGYGEAGMAHLLEHMLFKGTPTHPTVPKSLTERGARFNGTTWMDRTNYYETLPASEDNLEFAVNLEADRLVNSFIRGEDLASEMTVVRNEFERGENSPTRVLMQRMESAAYDWHNYGKSTIGNQSDIERVPVIKLREFYRKFYRPDNVMVIVAGKFDPDHALSTIQAAFGPLVVPNKPINETYTVEPPKDGERTVVLRRVGDVQAVGANYHIPAGSHPDYAAVKALTVVLGDEPSGRLYKAMVETKIASSVYAMAYGFREPGLLMALAEVPKDNSLEQARVKLIEVLEDSWDENPITEAEVERAKSQILKQRDMASADTDRIAVTLSDWAAQGDWRLYFLYRDQVEALTVEQVRAAAKKYLVRNNRTVGLFIPSEESERVSIPESPDLNVVLKDYRGREAVAAGESFDPDPNVIEKRVLRGDLVGGIKYALLPKKTRGDSVSLKMTIRFGTPTSLKDKMGAVELLGLLMARGTTKLTYQELQDEYTRLKADVSIYTLMGLLNVDVKTKQENLPKVIELIGDVIKTPLLDEHEFELIRQQAVTSLQQSKTEPNALAPRKVQQLLSPYPKDDIRYVMTIDEEIAMYEAATTEQVRNLHAEYLGNQAGELAVVGNFEPAEIIKSVKTQLEGWTTDQPYVRIDRPAHPDVPGQVVTINTPDKSNALLYSSEQYALSDLDPEYAALTLGNFVLGGGSLSSRLADRVRQQEGLSYGVRSGLSPRPKDDRVDLTLYAITNPDNKDKLMKVIREEVDRLIADGVTPQELEAAKQSYLQAARISRTGDASLASMLLMSMFTDRTMSAVAEQEQQVRDATIDQVNAAIKKYIDPDKLVTAIAGDFKE, from the coding sequence ATGAACCGGCAATCTTCGCCAACTCGATTTTGGCAATCGCTTTTTCACGTCGGTCGTGCCTCGGCACTGCGGCTCATTCCCATCGTCGCGTGCGTCTATCTCGCCGCTACCTCACCGGCACATGCCGCTGATCCTCCCCCGCCAGACGCTCAGTCTGACTCAAAAACAAACCAAGAAACCACTCAGGATGATAACGTGGCCGAATCCGCCAGCCTGCCCAAACTGCTTCGCAGCGTGGAGGGAATCTCCCAATACGAACTCGACAATGGCGTGCAGATTCTACTGTTCCCCGACGAGAGCAAAGAGGTCGTGACGGTCAACATGACCGTATTCGTCGGCTCGCGTCACGAGGGGTACGGCGAAGCTGGGATGGCGCACTTGCTCGAACACATGTTGTTCAAAGGCACGCCAACTCATCCAACGGTGCCGAAATCCCTGACGGAACGTGGCGCTCGCTTTAACGGCACGACTTGGATGGATCGAACGAATTACTACGAGACGCTTCCTGCGAGCGAAGACAATCTCGAGTTTGCCGTCAATTTGGAAGCCGACCGGTTGGTCAACAGCTTCATCCGCGGCGAGGATCTGGCGAGTGAAATGACGGTCGTTCGCAACGAATTCGAGCGTGGAGAAAACTCGCCCACCCGCGTGCTGATGCAGCGCATGGAGTCGGCTGCTTACGATTGGCACAATTACGGCAAGTCGACGATTGGCAATCAAAGCGACATTGAGCGAGTGCCAGTGATCAAGCTACGGGAGTTCTATCGCAAGTTCTACCGACCTGACAACGTGATGGTGATCGTGGCTGGAAAGTTTGATCCCGACCATGCGCTGTCCACCATTCAAGCTGCGTTCGGGCCGCTCGTCGTGCCGAACAAACCGATCAATGAAACCTACACTGTCGAACCGCCCAAAGACGGCGAACGCACCGTCGTCCTCCGCCGCGTGGGCGACGTTCAAGCCGTGGGTGCCAACTATCATATTCCCGCCGGCAGTCACCCTGACTACGCCGCTGTCAAAGCGCTCACCGTCGTGCTCGGCGATGAACCCAGCGGTCGGCTGTACAAAGCCATGGTGGAAACGAAAATCGCCAGCAGCGTGTATGCAATGGCCTATGGATTCCGCGAACCCGGTCTGTTGATGGCGTTGGCGGAGGTGCCCAAAGACAATTCGCTCGAGCAAGCACGTGTCAAACTAATCGAAGTCCTCGAGGACTCGTGGGATGAGAACCCGATCACGGAGGCTGAGGTCGAGCGAGCGAAGTCGCAGATTCTCAAGCAACGCGACATGGCCAGTGCCGACACCGACCGCATCGCTGTCACTCTCAGCGATTGGGCCGCCCAGGGTGATTGGCGGTTGTACTTTCTGTATCGCGACCAAGTTGAGGCGCTGACAGTCGAACAGGTCCGTGCTGCGGCAAAGAAATATCTCGTCCGAAACAACCGCACCGTTGGCCTGTTCATCCCCAGCGAGGAATCCGAGCGTGTCAGCATCCCGGAATCACCGGACTTGAACGTCGTCCTGAAAGACTACCGTGGCCGCGAAGCTGTGGCCGCAGGCGAAAGCTTTGATCCCGATCCGAATGTGATCGAGAAACGAGTGCTTCGCGGTGATTTGGTCGGCGGAATTAAATATGCGTTGCTACCGAAGAAAACGCGCGGCGATTCGGTCTCGTTGAAAATGACCATCCGCTTCGGCACGCCCACCTCGCTGAAGGACAAAATGGGCGCTGTTGAACTGCTGGGTCTCTTGATGGCGCGAGGCACGACCAAACTGACGTATCAAGAACTGCAGGACGAGTACACGCGGCTCAAAGCCGACGTCTCCATCTACACGCTGATGGGGTTGCTTAACGTCGATGTGAAAACGAAACAAGAGAACCTGCCGAAAGTTATTGAGCTGATTGGCGACGTGATCAAGACGCCACTGCTCGATGAGCATGAGTTCGAACTGATCCGACAACAGGCCGTCACGAGCCTACAGCAGAGCAAAACGGAGCCGAACGCTTTAGCGCCACGCAAGGTCCAACAACTCTTATCGCCGTATCCCAAAGATGATATTCGCTATGTGATGACGATCGATGAAGAGATTGCAATGTACGAAGCAGCGACGACCGAACAGGTCCGCAATCTGCACGCAGAGTATCTCGGCAATCAAGCGGGGGAACTCGCAGTCGTAGGCAATTTCGAACCTGCGGAGATCATCAAGTCAGTCAAAACGCAACTCGAAGGCTGGACGACCGACCAGCCCTACGTGCGGATCGATCGACCGGCTCATCCTGATGTTCCTGGTCAAGTCGTCACGATCAACACGCCCGACAAATCCAACGCGCTGCTCTACAGCAGTGAGCAATATGCCTTGTCTGATCTCGATCCCGAATACGCAGCATTGACGCTCGGCAACTTCGTGCTCGGCGGCGGCTCGCTCAGCAGTCGCTTGGCAGACCGCGTGCGACAACAGGAAGGGCTGTCCTACGGCGTGCGCAGCGGGCTGTCACCGCGTCCCAAGGACGATCGCGTCGACTTGACGCTGTACGCGATCACAAACCCGGACAATAAAGACAAGCTGATGAAAGTCATTCGCGAGGAAGTCGACCGGTTGATCGCCGACGGCGTGACACCGCAAGAATTGGAAGCAGCCAAGCAATCATACCTGCAAGCTGCTCGCATCTCTCGCACCGGCGATGCGTCATTAGCGTCGATGCTCTTGATGTCCATGTTCACCGACCGCACGATGTCGGCGGTGGCCGAACAAGAACAGCAAGTTCGCGACGCCACGATTGACCAAGTCAACGCGGCGATCAAGAAGTACATCGACCCCGACAAACTCGTGACCGCTATCGCTGGGGATTTCAAGGAATAA
- a CDS encoding Rieske (2Fe-2S) protein, with protein sequence MSDSQANTNEPPETPANADEGDWLLAARITDDRPASDGKVKTISRQQIDAGEDFAIEVLLADRVIAVFRHAGSWYAIDGMCSHQGGPLADGVVRDGCVTCPWHGWQYDLATGIQLINRQPLQESFLIRQLADRIEIRLT encoded by the coding sequence ATGTCTGATTCTCAAGCCAATACCAACGAGCCCCCTGAAACACCGGCGAATGCGGACGAAGGTGACTGGCTGCTCGCCGCGAGAATCACCGACGATCGACCGGCCAGCGATGGGAAGGTCAAGACGATTTCCCGCCAGCAAATCGATGCCGGTGAGGACTTTGCCATCGAAGTGTTACTCGCCGATCGGGTGATCGCAGTTTTTCGCCACGCGGGATCCTGGTACGCCATCGATGGGATGTGCTCCCACCAAGGCGGCCCTTTAGCCGATGGTGTCGTCCGGGACGGCTGCGTGACCTGTCCATGGCACGGCTGGCAATATGATCTTGCCACCGGGATTCAACTCATCAACCGCCAGCCACTGCAGGAGTCTTTTCTAATCCGGCAACTCGCTGACCGGATTGAGATTCGACTAACGTAG
- a CDS encoding transporter translates to MPTPNRASATLAILICMAFTTASAHGPFGLFSNLSPATGRSPRELSEEDEIETDRDSFTLATGVVGKSRLVIESAYSFVDNRNVPETHSLPELIARYGITDNFELRLGYNYEVGGAGNPVSGNVPDEFEETADLERGARVIYGAKYRVSRQLGGMPESSVLIQGFTPVRGIDTATQLSATYVFGWQLPNEWEWDSAVRYGTGSFEDDHFNVWSPSTVIKIPVGEKWKFHAEYFSVNTDGRAKESTQQFFSPGAHYLITPNLEIGLRVGWGLNTQTPNFFSNVGGGIRF, encoded by the coding sequence ATGCCCACCCCCAACCGAGCATCGGCAACGCTTGCCATCCTGATCTGCATGGCATTTACCACTGCGTCGGCGCACGGTCCATTCGGCCTCTTTTCCAATCTTTCGCCTGCCACGGGCCGAAGCCCGCGTGAACTCTCCGAAGAAGATGAGATTGAGACCGATCGCGACTCGTTCACATTGGCAACCGGAGTGGTCGGAAAAAGTCGGCTGGTAATCGAGTCAGCCTATTCGTTCGTGGACAACCGCAATGTTCCCGAAACCCACAGCCTGCCCGAGTTGATCGCGCGCTACGGGATTACCGACAATTTTGAGCTGCGACTGGGATACAACTATGAAGTTGGCGGAGCAGGAAATCCCGTTTCCGGCAACGTCCCAGATGAATTCGAAGAAACAGCAGATCTCGAACGCGGAGCACGGGTCATCTACGGCGCCAAATACCGCGTCAGTCGTCAACTTGGTGGGATGCCTGAGAGCTCCGTTCTGATTCAAGGCTTCACCCCCGTACGCGGCATCGACACCGCTACCCAGCTCTCGGCCACGTATGTCTTCGGCTGGCAGCTGCCCAACGAATGGGAGTGGGATTCAGCGGTCCGCTATGGGACGGGATCTTTCGAAGATGATCATTTCAACGTCTGGTCCCCATCGACGGTGATCAAGATACCGGTAGGAGAGAAATGGAAATTTCATGCTGAATACTTCAGCGTGAACACTGATGGTCGTGCTAAAGAAAGCACGCAGCAATTCTTTAGCCCTGGCGCTCACTACCTGATCACACCGAACCTAGAGATTGGCCTCCGAGTGGGCTGGGGGCTCAATACGCAAACGCCCAATTTCTTCAGCAACGTTGGTGGCGGCATTCGCTTCTGA